The sequence CGAGAACCACCCCGCCCGTTGAGCGCCCCGGAAGAGCGCGGAGCGCTCACTTCCCGGCCCTTGTCCCTGTACGCGTGCGCGCTGCACGTCCGGAACGCCGAGCCCGAGGGCGAGTGGTGCCGGGCGGACGCGGCACCACCCCTTCCCCGCCCCGTCCCGTCCAACCGGCCGAGCCGTGACTTCACCCGGACCAGGGACGAGTTGGCCCGCCTGCTGGGTCCGCTGCTGGTCGCCCCGGACGCCGTCGAGGCGGCGGAGGAGGTGCACCGGCGGCTGGCGGCCATGGACCCGCCCGTCCGGCACCGCACCCTGCGTCTTCTCGTCGCCGGGCTGCCGGTGGAGAACGAGGAGCGGGCGCGGGCCCTGGCGCGTGTTCTGGTGCGTACGGGCACCGGCTACCAGGCCGTCTGCACCGGTCTTGTCCTGCTGACCGGGCTCGGCGAACCGGAAGATGTGCCGTACCTCCGTACGCTCGGCCTGCTGCGGACCCTTGTACGTCCCGTCGTTCACGCTCTCGACGCCATCGACCGGCCGGCTGCCGCGGTGCTCGCTCTGCGCGACCACAACGGGGCGCCCGAACTCCAGCCGCTGCTCGCGGCGCTCGACTCCGGCGACCGTGCCGCCGTGCGGGAGCGGGTCGTCGCGCTGCCCGGGGACGTGTCGCCCGAGGTGGCGCGGAGGGTCGCGGAGGCGTCCCGGCTGGCGGAGCTGCTGCCGGTGGTCCATGAGCTGCCGGCCCCGGAGGGTGCCGCACTGGTCGCCCAGGCGGGCCGGCTGCTGTTCCGTATGACCACGCTGCACGACTACCAGCCCGAGATCCTCTCCTGTCCCGACGCCCCTCGCGCCTACGGGGAACTCGCGCGGGGTGCCGGTCTCCTCCCGCCCACGCCCGACCACCAGGCGCTCCTGCTGTCCGCCGTCCAGGAACTCCGTACGGGGCCCGCGATGCTCCACGACTGGGGCCCGGGACGGCGGGAGGCGGCGCTGTCGGAGCTGATGGCCGTCCTGAACCGGCCCGAGTGGCAGACGGTGCCGGACCAGGAGGGCGACGATCCCGGCGTGCGCCGGCGGCTCGCGTGGATCCGGCGTGCGCGGGCGTACGTACTGCGCTCCCCGCACGCCCCTTCTGCGCGGCTGCGCATCGAGATCCACGACCGCGATCCCGCCGACCGGGCGACGGTCGAGGCGCGCATCCTGGTCGACGGGCGCCCGCTGGTGCCGGAGTACTTCGGCCGGGGGCCCGCCAACTCGCCGGAGGAACTGCTCGACACCGGGCTCCTGCGGGCCACGGACGAGCCCCGCGAGGTGCAGCTCGCGGAGGCGTACTGCACCGAGGGCTGCTGCGGAGCGCTGTATGTCACCGTCCGGCGCGACGGGGACCAGGTCGTCTGGGACGGGTGGCGCTGCCCGGTCCCGCCCGGCGGCAAACGCGAGATGCCCGAACTCCGCTTCGAGGCCGCCGCGTACGACGCCGAGATCGCCCGCGCGGAGGGTGACGACAGCTGGGCGTGGCCCGCCCGCCGGGCCGCCCGGCTGACCGTCGCCGGACTGCGCGGCCGGCCGGACCTCCTCACCCGGTGGAACGTCCGGCTCGGCTGGACCGGTACGGCCTTCAGCGACCCCGAGGTGACCGTGATCAGCCTCATGTACGACGCCGAGGACGGCACCGCGCGGCAGATCCTCTGGCGCGTCCCGGAGGACGGCACCCCGCCGGAGGACCGCGCGGCGGCGGCGCTGGACCGGCTGACCAGTGAGGACCCGAGGACGTACGGACGGTAGTGCCGGTCCACCGTTCGGGTGATCCGTCGGCGGGGGCGAGGCGTTGGCAGGTCCGGGGAGCGGGGTGATCCCCGCTCCCCGGCGTGCCGGTGTCCGGCGTGTCGCGGTTGCCGCGTTTGGCACAGTGCCGCTCCACGATCTTCACGATCAAGAACGGGGCGAACGATGAGCGGTGCGCGGCTGAGACTGAGCGATCTCGCGAGTGGCGGGGGCGGGGGCGGCTCCGCCGCCGGGGAGGAGCTGCGGCACAGCGGCGGCGCGTGGCTGCGGGCCGCCGGGGGTGCGGAGGGCATGGGGGCCCATCTCGGTCCCGTACGCACGGAACTGACGACGGCGCACGAGGGGCTGATCGCCGGGACCGCGGGTCTGAGCGCCCTGGCCGAGCTGGGCGCCGTCCAGGAGTCCTGGGTCCGGCGCTTCGAGACCGCCCGCCATGAGTGCGGGGCGCTGGCGGGGAACCTGCGCGCCGTGGCGCGGGCGCAGGGCGAGACCAATGAGTCCGTGCGGTCGTCCTTCTCGCCCGTCGCGCGCCGGACCCACGGGGTCGAGCGATGACGGCGCCGGCCGCCACGCTGACGTGGGCCCAGTTACGCGACGTCAAGTGCGCCGAGCTGGAGGGCGCGGCCGACGGCTGGGGCCGGGCGAGCAACCGGGCGGACGCCGGGCGGGACCGCATCGAGAAGCAGCTGCTGGCCGGTCTGCGCGAGAGCCAGCACGGTGCGGCGGCCGACGCGGCGGTCGGCCGGCTGCGGCGGATGGGCCGGAACCTGCAGTACGTCTACACCGAGTGCGGGCTGATCCGTACCGCGCTGAACAGCCTCGCGCACGAGATGCGGGTGCAGCAGACCGTGCTGCGGCGGGCGCTGGAGGATGCGGAGGCGCTGAAGTTCACGGTGCACGCGGACGGCTCGGTGACGTACCCCGCCGGGGGTGCGGGGCTGGTCGACGGGGCGCCGTTGCCGGGTGGCACGGCGCGCGTGGCCACGGCGCCCGGCGTCTTCCCGCCGTCGGGGCTGGTCGCCCCGAACCCGAACGCGGCGAAAGCGCAGGACATCGCGGACCGGGTCGCGAAGGCGGTCCGCACGGCGTCCGAGATCGACTGGCGCTTCACCCGGGTGCTGCGCCGGCTCAAGGCGGAGGAGGGCCTGACGGTCCCGGACCGCACGTGGACCGACGCGGCGGGGGACGCGGCGGCGGTGCGGGTGGCTGCGCGCGGGTACCTCAAGTCCCGTATCCCCCGCGACGCGACGCCGGCGGCGCGGCGGGAGTGGTGGGAGCACCTGACGGACGAACAGCGCGAGGAGTACCTCGCGGTGTACCCGGACCAGATCGGCAACCTGGACGGCATCCCGTCGCTGGTCCGCGACACGGCGAACCGCGACAACCTCCAGCTTCTGATCGGCAAGCTGGAGGGGCGGGACGACGAGACGTCGCACGTGCGGTTGGCGGGGCTGCGGGAGATCGACCGCCAGCTGGCCGCGGGCGGCCAGCCGCCGATGTACCTCCTCGGCATCGGCGACGAGGGCAACGGCCGCGCGATCGTGTCGTTCGGGAACCCGGATACGGCGCGGAATGTTTCGGCTTATGTGCCGGGGTTGAATACGTCGTTGGACAAGGAATTTGCTACGGGGGACATCAAGCGAGCCAGGGACACGGCCAGGGCGTCAATCAAGTACGACCACTCGAGTGCGTCAATGGTCTGGCTGGGCTACGACGCGCCGCAGTTCCCGGACGGCCTGAGTAGCCTCGCTGTGGCGGGCGACGAGAGGGCCGTCAAAGGCGGGGGTTCTTTCAATCAGTTTATGGATGGCTTGGTGGCTACAAACGCTCATGATGATCCTCATATGACGGCGATTGGGCACTCGTACGGATCGCGCACAGTGGGGGCTGCTACGCAGCAAGGGGGCGGAATTCCAGGAGTTGACGACATCGTCTTGGTCGGGAGTCCCGGCGTCGGGGTGGATCGAGCGGAGGACCTTGGGGTGGGAAAGGACCACGTCTTCGTGGGTGCAGCAGAGAATGACATCGTGACCAAGTTGCCGTCACGTAGGCAGGCTGTCGCCGGCCTCTATGCAATGCCCGCAGGGCCTGTGGGTGTGCACCTGTTTGGTGACGCTGCGGATCAGGGAGACGACGATCTATGGTTTGGGAAAGATCCGGCGAGTGAAGCGTTTGGTGCCAGACGCTTTCCGGTAGCGCCAGGACCTCCCCCCATCGGCCTCGGTGGTCTTTCGATCGATGCACACTCTAATTATTTCGATGCTGACCCGGAACGGGACGCGATGTCGGCCGACAGTATTGCCCTCATTGCAGCCGGGAAGGCTGACAAGGTCAAGTTGGAGGAGGCGCGGTGACGCGGCGGACGTTTGGTTGGGCTGCTGCGCTGGCGCTCTGTCTATTCCTGTCGGGCTGCGGAGACAGTGACCGAGCTAGCGAGGAGGGCCGTGCTGGAATGGATATGCAGGGCGCTGCAGATCGAGCCGACGAGATTTTGGACCAGGTTCTGGGTGAGATTAAGCCGGCGGTCCAATGGGCCCACGGGCCTACCAGTACCGGACGTTGTGATGTGTCGCGGATGCGTGTCGTTATGACCATCGTTTCCGAGGAGCGTCGGGGCAGCCTGCTGGGAGTGGTCGACCGGTTCTGGCGGAAGAGTGGGTACAGGATCAAGGCAGTCAACAAGGACGCTGACCTTCCCGCCATCTATGCCCAAACCAGCGATGGTTTCGGCGTCACGTTAAGCGTCGGAGGGAAGGGACAAGCCTTCTTCGAGGTGGATAGTCCCTGTGTGGAGGAGTCCGAGGTGGCGGAGTCGGTGACTCCGCCCAATGGGCCCGCCTACCAAGGGGTCTACCCGTTGCCCAGGCCCAACGTCCGCGACCGGTTCTGGTCTGCCGGGGCGTCCTGAGCGCCGGAGGTGGGGTGATGTGCGCCCCCCGCTGACTCGTACGCACCGTCGAAAACGCTGCCGAACCCGGGGCCGATGGGGGAAGGTTGACGGGTGCGCAGATTCTGGTGGGCCGTAGGGGGTGGCGTCGGGGCCGCCGTGTGTTTTGTGGCGTTGCTTGTCGTCGGTACGTACTCCGCCGCCGCCGGGATCGCCGGTGGTGGTGGCGGGGGGGCCGTGGCCCTGGCCAAGGGGGCGGTGCCGGCCAGGTATCAGGGGCTCGTGCAGAAGTGGGGCAACCTCTGTCCCGCCATCAACCCGGCCCTGCTCGCCGCCCAGCTCTACCAGGAGAGCGGCTGGAACCCGCGCGCCGAGAGCTCCGCCGCCGCGCAGGGCATCGCGCAGTTCATCCCCGGGACCTGGGCCGGGCACGGCATCGACGGGGACGGGGACGGGGACCGGGACGTGTGGGATCCCGCCGACGCCATCCCCTCCGCCGCGTCCTACGACTGCGAGCTCGCCGGGTACGTGAAGAAGGTGCCCGGGGACGCCACGGACAACATGCTCGCCGCCTACAACGCGGGGGCGTACCGGGTGATCAGGGCGGGCGGTGTTCCGGACATCTCCGAGACCGAGAACTACGTCAAGATCATCCGGTCGCTGGAGAAGAGTTTCGCCCGGCCCGTCGGGCGGGTGCAGCCCTCCCAGCAGGCGGCCGGGGCCATCTACTTCGCGCAGAAGAAGCTCGGCACCAAGTACCTGTGGGGCGGCAACGGCACGCCCGAGCAGGGCGGGCGGTTCGACTGTTCCGGGCTGACGCAGGCCGCGTACCGCTCCGTGGACATCGAGCTGCCCCGTGTGGCGAACGATCAGTACAACGCCGGGCCGCACCCCTCGCGGGACGAACTGCTCCCCGGCGACCTGGTGTTCTTCTCCGACGATCTGACCAATTCGCGTGCCATTCATCACGTCGGCCTCTATGTCGGGGGCGGGTACATGATCAACGCTCCGTACACTGGTGCGGTCATCCGGTTCGACAAGATCGACACGCCCGATTACTTCGGCGCCACTCGTGTGACCAAGGACGGGGCCGCGGCCCTGCCGACCGCGCGGCCCGCGGCCTGAAAACCGTGTGCCGGTGGCCGGAACTCTCCGTGAAGCCTGGGCCCTGAGCTGCGACGATGTGTCACTCTTCGATAACGTCATGGTGATCATTCCGTGGAGAGTGGAACGTACACGCGGCGCCCGGCGTTCTCTGGTGGGCGCGTGAGTGATCGATGGGGACGAACCGAATACGGGGGTTCGTGAATCGCGGCGCACAGGGACGTGTGCCGCAGCAGCAGACAAGGCAAGGGGCCGCAGCAGATGGCTGGACTCGCACTGGATGGGTCGAACCCCGACGTCAGCCTGCTCTACGACATCAACGGGCTCGCCAAGTCCGCTCCCACCTGGTTCGACCGGGTGATGGAGTTCGTCGGCGAGTACGGGATCATGCTCGGCATGGTCCTCGTGGTCCTGTGGTGCTGGTGGAGCGTCCGCCGGCGCGGTACGGCCGAGGAGTCGGTGTCGGCGGTGGCCGGGCTCGTCTGGGCCCCGCTCGCGGCGGGCGTCGCGTTGCTCATCAACATCCCGATCCGCGGATTCGTGGAGCGGCCGCGGCCGTTCAAGGACCACTCCGGCCTCGACGTCCTGGTCGACGGCAAGAACGACTTCTCGTTCGTCAGCGACCACGCCACGATGGCGATGGCGCTCGGCGTCGGCCTCTTCGTGGCCCACCGGAAGTTCGGCATCGCGGCCATCGGGCTCGCCCTGCTGGAGGGCTTCTGCCGGGTCTACATGGGGGTCCACTACCCGACCGACGTCATCGGCGGCTTCGCCCTCGGTACGGCCGTCGCGCTGCTCCTGGCCCCGCTGGCCATGATGATGCTGACGCCCCTGGTGGCGGCGGTCTCGCGGTCGCCCCGGCTCGGCCCGCTCGTCCGTTCGCGCCGGCCCCGGGCCGCGGCCTCCGGGCGGGACGACGCGCTGGGCATCCCCGAGCCCCGGCCCGGTTCGCACGGCGGCGGCTCCGACGGCGAGAAGGGCCTCGCGGCCTGAGACCCGGCAGACCTGTGTGCCCCGGAAGCCCTCGGCCTCCGGGGCATCGGCGTTCCCGGGCCTGGTCCCGCAAGAGCCCCGGTCCCGCAAGGGGCCCCGGTCCCGCAAGAGACCCCCGCGCCCCCTCACACCCCCTGCGGGTACGTGAACAGCCCCTCCGGGTCGTACCGCTTCTTCACCTGGGCCAGGCGCGTCGCCGCCGAGCCGTAGTACGCCTGGCGCCAGTTGCTCAGGGACGGGTCCGTGTAGTTCTGGTACGCCGCCCCGGAGGCGTACGGGCGCATCGCCGCATGCGTGTCTTTCAGCCACTTCTGCTGGGCGGTGCCCGGGGTGCCGGGGCGCCAGGCGCCGATGTACTGGGCGAGCATCCGGGAGCGCCGGTGGACGAACGCCGTGGCCCCGGGATCGACCCGGTTGACCGCCCCGCCCAGCGCGGTCAGCGCGACCGAACCGCCGCCGCCCTGGCCCGGGGAGAGCCGGGTGAACGCCTGGACCGCGGAGAGCAGGGCCGAGACGCCCGCCGCGGGCAGTGCGCGGTCGTAGAAGTCGGAGGCGGCGGCGTACGTCTCGCGCTGGAGGGTGCCCTGTGAGGAGCGGCCCGGTGTGGTGCCCGGGAGGTGGCACTGCGCGTCCGTGATGCCCGAGCAGCCCGCGTACACGAGCATCGCCTCGCGGTAGCCGCGGTGGCGCAGCGAGACGGAGGTGGCGGAGGCGCCGATGCGGTCGGCGAGGCGGTCGACGGCGTTCTGCAGGTCCCCGTACGTGCCGAGGCTGAACGCCGAGACGGAGACCGTCGGGTTGCTGCCGCCGGGCCCGGCCGCGAGGTGCGCGGCGGACCAGATCTCGTCGGGCTGGTCCGGGCCCCACTGCTGCCAGGCGGTGATGACGTCGCGGGCGCGCGACCACGGCCAGGACATGTACGCGGTGACGGTCCGCGGGGCGGTGTGCGTACGGAAGCGGAGCTTGGTGACGACGCCGAAGTTGCCGTTGCCCGCGCCGCGCAGGGCCCAGAAGAGGTCGGGGTTGTGTTTCGCGTCGGCGGTCACCGTGCGGCCGTCGGCGGTGACGAGGGTGGCGGAGGTGAGGTTGTCGCAGGTCAGCCCGTAGGCGCGGGTGGCGACGCCATGGCCGCCGCCGAGGGTGAGGCCGGAGATGCCGACCGTGGGGCAGGAGCCGCCGGGGATCGTGACGCCGTGCGCGGCGAGTCCTTCGTAGACGTCGAGGAGCTTGGCGCCCGCGCCGATCGTGCCGTTGCTCTCGACGCGGGAGAGTGACGAGACGTCAATGACCAGGCGGCCGTTGCCGCTCGACCAGCCGGCGTACGAGTGGCCGCCGTTGCGGATCGAGACGGGTACGGACGTGCGGCGGGCGAAGGCCAGGCACTCGCGGATGTCGTCCTCGTGCCGGACGTAGGCGATCCCGGCCGGTTTCTGGCCGTCGAAGCGGGTGTTGTAGAGCTGACGGGCCGTCGGGTACGCGGTGTCGCCGGGGCGGATCAGGGTGCCGTCGAGGCTCTTGGCCAGGGCGGGCCAGTCCGCCGGGCCGGAGGGTTTGGACTTCGAGGGGGCCGGCGACGACGCGGACCTGGTGCGGGCCGGGGTGTCGCCGGGCGCCGGGTCCGTCGTGTCGGCGCCCTCGCAGGCGGTCGTGGTGGCACCGGTGAGGACGGCGGCGGCGCCCGCCGCGAGGAGGGTGCGCCGGTTCGGCGGGGTCATCGGACCTCCGGGGTGGGGGAGAGAGGGGGGAGGGGAGGGCCGGTGCTCAGGCCGTGGTGCGGTGTTCCTCGGCGTCCGCGCGGGCCCGGTCGCGGGACCGGCGGGCGGGACCGGACCAGCCGCAGGCGCAGCGGGCGGTGCAGAACGAGCCGCGTTCGACGGTGGTGGGTTCATGGGCGGGCCGGGCCGGCGGGACCTCGGCGGCGTGTTGGTCGTACACGCGACCACGGTACTGGCCGGGGCGGCCCGGCTGGGAGGGGTCGTCCGGCGGACCGCGGCTCACCGCCGTCCCCCGCGCGGCGCCAATCGGGGCGCAGGACGTTACAGGCGACAGGGGCCGTCGTTATGCGAGGCGGGTGGGGCCTCGGGCAAGCGGTACGTCGTTGGGGGATGGCAGGCGATGGTGGTGCAGCAGCACAGGGCCGGAGGCGGGGCGCGCGCTGTGCGTGCGCTCGCCGTGATGGGTGTGATGGCGACGGCCGCCGGGTGCGCCGGGGGCGGTGGCGTCGACCGGGCGGCCGCCGCCGCGGACGCCCGGGACGGGGCCGTCGAGGTGGTGCGGCGGGCGGCGGCGGTGCTCGCCGGTGAGGGTGTCGCGAGCGCCGAGGTGAGCACGTCGATGGAGACGGCGGCCGGCGGCACCCGGGTCACGATCAGGGGCACGGGGGCGTACGACTTCCGGGCCGGGTCCGGCCGGCTGAGGGTCGTGCTGCCGCCGGACGCGGCGGGCGAGGAGGA is a genomic window of Streptomyces sp. NBC_00708 containing:
- a CDS encoding alpha/beta hydrolase family protein: MTAPAATLTWAQLRDVKCAELEGAADGWGRASNRADAGRDRIEKQLLAGLRESQHGAAADAAVGRLRRMGRNLQYVYTECGLIRTALNSLAHEMRVQQTVLRRALEDAEALKFTVHADGSVTYPAGGAGLVDGAPLPGGTARVATAPGVFPPSGLVAPNPNAAKAQDIADRVAKAVRTASEIDWRFTRVLRRLKAEEGLTVPDRTWTDAAGDAAAVRVAARGYLKSRIPRDATPAARREWWEHLTDEQREEYLAVYPDQIGNLDGIPSLVRDTANRDNLQLLIGKLEGRDDETSHVRLAGLREIDRQLAAGGQPPMYLLGIGDEGNGRAIVSFGNPDTARNVSAYVPGLNTSLDKEFATGDIKRARDTARASIKYDHSSASMVWLGYDAPQFPDGLSSLAVAGDERAVKGGGSFNQFMDGLVATNAHDDPHMTAIGHSYGSRTVGAATQQGGGIPGVDDIVLVGSPGVGVDRAEDLGVGKDHVFVGAAENDIVTKLPSRRQAVAGLYAMPAGPVGVHLFGDAADQGDDDLWFGKDPASEAFGARRFPVAPGPPPIGLGGLSIDAHSNYFDADPERDAMSADSIALIAAGKADKVKLEEAR
- a CDS encoding bifunctional lytic transglycosylase/C40 family peptidase, whose amino-acid sequence is MRRFWWAVGGGVGAAVCFVALLVVGTYSAAAGIAGGGGGGAVALAKGAVPARYQGLVQKWGNLCPAINPALLAAQLYQESGWNPRAESSAAAQGIAQFIPGTWAGHGIDGDGDGDRDVWDPADAIPSAASYDCELAGYVKKVPGDATDNMLAAYNAGAYRVIRAGGVPDISETENYVKIIRSLEKSFARPVGRVQPSQQAAGAIYFAQKKLGTKYLWGGNGTPEQGGRFDCSGLTQAAYRSVDIELPRVANDQYNAGPHPSRDELLPGDLVFFSDDLTNSRAIHHVGLYVGGGYMINAPYTGAVIRFDKIDTPDYFGATRVTKDGAAALPTARPAA
- a CDS encoding phosphatase PAP2 family protein; translated protein: MAGLALDGSNPDVSLLYDINGLAKSAPTWFDRVMEFVGEYGIMLGMVLVVLWCWWSVRRRGTAEESVSAVAGLVWAPLAAGVALLINIPIRGFVERPRPFKDHSGLDVLVDGKNDFSFVSDHATMAMALGVGLFVAHRKFGIAAIGLALLEGFCRVYMGVHYPTDVIGGFALGTAVALLLAPLAMMMLTPLVAAVSRSPRLGPLVRSRRPRAAASGRDDALGIPEPRPGSHGGGSDGEKGLAA
- a CDS encoding FAD-binding oxidoreductase, with the protein product MTPPNRRTLLAAGAAAVLTGATTTACEGADTTDPAPGDTPARTRSASSPAPSKSKPSGPADWPALAKSLDGTLIRPGDTAYPTARQLYNTRFDGQKPAGIAYVRHEDDIRECLAFARRTSVPVSIRNGGHSYAGWSSGNGRLVIDVSSLSRVESNGTIGAGAKLLDVYEGLAAHGVTIPGGSCPTVGISGLTLGGGHGVATRAYGLTCDNLTSATLVTADGRTVTADAKHNPDLFWALRGAGNGNFGVVTKLRFRTHTAPRTVTAYMSWPWSRARDVITAWQQWGPDQPDEIWSAAHLAAGPGGSNPTVSVSAFSLGTYGDLQNAVDRLADRIGASATSVSLRHRGYREAMLVYAGCSGITDAQCHLPGTTPGRSSQGTLQRETYAAASDFYDRALPAAGVSALLSAVQAFTRLSPGQGGGGSVALTALGGAVNRVDPGATAFVHRRSRMLAQYIGAWRPGTPGTAQQKWLKDTHAAMRPYASGAAYQNYTDPSLSNWRQAYYGSAATRLAQVKKRYDPEGLFTYPQGV